The DNA segment TCTGTAACAcactcttctctttttttttttttcaaaaccttCGGATTGAGTTACATACACTAACTCCTTTCGATCTCCATTCAAATAAGCGGTATTCACGTTCAAATGATGAATCTTCCATCCGTTTACTGTTGCAAGAGATATTAAGAGCCGCTTAGTTTCGAGACGTGCCACTAGTGGGAACACTTTATCAAAATCTATTTCTTTTCTTTGTACATAGCCTTTTGCCACAAGTCTTACCTTATACTTGTTCACCATACCATCCACCTTCCTTTTTATCTTGTAGATCCACTTTAACCTTATAGGGTCAACTCCAGTCGGTCTATCTACAAGTTCCAATGTATTGTTTCTTGTGATAGATTCCAACTCGGCTACCATAGCTTACGCTCTATTTTTTCACAAAATAGATTGAACTCAGCTGAGGTAAGCTCTCCTCCTCTGTTGGTGCAAAACCTTTTGAACAATAAAATGCCTCACGATTATTTGTTGGCGTTGGTGGTGTAATCGGTCTACACAAATATGCATTTAATAACTACAATGGCTTTGTCGCACGAAACATGGTCTTAGTCGGGAATGAGTCTCTAATAGGCTTCCATGATAGACATGCGTCGTCACACACACTTTCTTCGTATGTTAACACTCGGTATTCCTATGACCATCTCTTtctttaccatgttgttcaTCAAATCCATAGCTTATATGTCATAGTCGAGCATGCCACTTCTATATAATATCTTCATCTCTGACATTTAAATATTCCGGGTAGCTAATCTCCATCGGGGTCTTGTAGAGACGGTTTGAGAATATTGTAACACGTACAAGCAATATTTCACACGAATCTATGAGTGTTAAATAGACGTTTTTCATGTTCACCTCACATccgttttttttacttttccaaGGCTCAATATGTTATGCTTCAGCTCAGGTATGTAATATATGTCTTTGAGTGCTTTCTTCTCACCAGTCTTACGCACAAAAGTAACCGCACCCTTTCCTACAATATTAACACACGAACCATCATCAAACTTCACCTTTCCTTTGGTGTTATGATCCAAACTCGAAAAGAACTCATTTTCCCCGTCATGTGATTGCTAGCTCCATTATCTAAATACCAACCACTTGCATTGACTTTGTCGATATCAAGATTTTTCAGAACCACTTCATGTACATAGAGGGCGTCGACCTCTTATGTCTCCTTTAGGTTGGTTTCTTGATTCATTAATGGTTTCTCGGGACAGACAGTTGCATAGTGACATGACTTGTCACATCTCCAACATATCACTTTTGAATGATCCTTCTTTGACTTTTTGTCTTCGATGTGTGACACatggttttagtttttgaaCCGACCTTGACCTCTGCCTCTACCATTCCGTCCTCTATCTCTTCAACGGAAACTTTCAGATCAAGTTCTTAAGACCATGCTGGTTGTTATTCGAAAAGATGAGCTTCCATTGGTCTTCCTTCTGAGTTTCTTCTCCTATAATCTCCTCGTGCCTTTAGCCTTCCAACTATATTCCTAAAACCCGTAGAGTTGAGGTCTAGGACTTGCTCAAGAGACGCTAGGATCTAGATATATTTGTGTCTCAGAATTTCCTTCAAGAATTTCTTCACCATCTTGGACTCTTCTATGTTTTCTCCCAACGAGGCTGCTTTGGATGATAGGCCCGATATCTTTTCCGCAAAGTCATCGGCCGTATCATTATCTTCCATCTTCAATCTGTCAAAATCTGTCATCAACGTCTGAAGTCTCACCTCCCTTATACGATCAGCTCCAAGGTGTCATGACTTGATGGCATTTCATATTTCTTTTGATGCGATTTGTTCTTCCACTTGGAGAATCAAAGTTTTGGGAAAGGATTGAAACAAAAGAGCAGGCGCAACATCATTCTTCTTTTGATCATCCAAACCGGGTTCGATCGTGTCTCACACTTCATGAGCATGTAGtagaaccttcatcctcatcgacCAAACTGTATAGTTTGTCGATGACAACATAAGATGATGGATGGATATGGATCCAAAGTCCTTCGTGCGAGGTGAAGCTATAGTCACGTCCCTCATCTTGCTTTCTTGATCACTTCACATTCACCAGGGTCAAAGCTTCAACTTAAACTTAGATCGAATATCCAACCTGAAGTCTGATACCAATTCAAATATCTAAAAACACAAAGACTTATAAGAACAATTTTTCTTATTGCTTTAGAAACttttcaaaactaaagctctcaaagTTTCTCTTAGATCTTGTAGAACAACTCTCAATGAGACATATAGTTATAGTGAAAGACAATTTcctaatcaaaatataaaacttctttttcctattcaaaatttcttttgtgtgtgtttatttcctaacaatttaaatatttattaatatgttaACTTTCCACAAgtcttggaattatccaacaacTTCATCATGTTTCAAGCCAAGAAACCataaaaatacagaaaatacTTGAAGAGAATAGAGTAATCGAGAATTGTAAAGTTAGTTAGTCTTCTTCATCTATTCTCCGTGGTTTCTTTGATTTTCTTGTGAACCTTTTTGGAAAATCCCTCATTGATGTTCTAGAGTTGTTTCTTATGCTAAACTCTTCACATTCTGAGAGTTGATTTGGACCATTTGGTGTTTTAGAAACGTCATCTCAAGGTTAATAATATTTATCATCTTCTCCAACATCTGTATCAAGTTGACTGTAATAAAAGGTGTGgaatgtaaaattattttttcttaattacatataacaaaaaaaaaagattaagaaaagGTACTCCAATTTATTGCCATAGCTTGAGAGGCCATCGTACACTCGAATGAATGAGACTCTGATCAGAACGTGATTTGGCAAAGAGACTGGAATTTTCATTCGTTTTTCCAAGCATGATTTCCGCTGAATTTTAAAAGTTCTTTTGGAGCCATGCTCGTTTACCAGAGTTACAAAATTACAAAAGAGCTAAGACGACTtggaaaataataagaaaaagtcGAATACAACCAGTTAATTTTTtcaacaatttaaaaaaaatctatattttggatacttttgtatattaaatttaaagtaattaatatatttatcttgtttttttgtaatttatatctATCAATATTATTTTGATTCAGATATTTCGggtatctaaaatattttggtttggtttgggttagATTTATATTctccaaatattaaaattttgaacccgttcagatatttaatcagGTTTGGTTCGAGTTTAGTATTATATTTCTAATCGGATTGTGTTTGGTTCTTTGGATACATGTATTTTTCTCGAtcctaatataatttaagcagtTAACGGTCAaaatggaaaataaataaataaatttatatatgaaatttgACCACTTATTCTAATGAGAATTTCAATCATGTACAATTTTCGCAGAATTTTCCACCTCATTGTCAAATCGCTTGTTTACTATCTTATATAGGACCCACTTGTATAAGTCATCACACGATTTGGGGCCCAACCTTGTTATCATGATTAACGAGGTTCAATCAAAGTAAGTTTAGTGTAGCTTGATTGGCCATGTACTTGACTTACTAGCGTGTTGAAATTGGCAACGATCATTACCTAACAAAATATCGTCAGAATATTCAAGAAAAAACATGCGACCTTACAGTTTGCAATCTCTATATAACGCCACCTTCTTACTCGTTCCTTGAAACCCaaacatttatatttagaaaaccTTTTATACATTTCTCTCTAAAAGAATGACTTCGATCACTTTATTGCTTCTAGCCATTATATTGAGTTCTAGAACTTCAGGAGCCACTTCTCGTGGGGGACTCTTTGAAGCTTCTGCTGTTGCGGAGAAACATGAGCAATGGATGGCTCGTTTCCATCGTGTTTACTCCGATGAATCTGAAAAAACAAATAGGTTTGAGATCTTTAAGAAGAACTTGGAGTTCGTGGAGAGGCACAACATGAATACGAACATAACGTACACGTTGGATGTCAGTCAGTTCTCTGACCTCACGGACGAGGAATTTCGGGCGAGGTACATGGGGCTGGTGGTTCCTGAAGATATGCTAAGAATTTCATCGTCAGGTTCGCACAAAAAGGTGTCGTTTAGACATGAAAATGTCAGTGACACTGGCGAGAACATGGATTGGAGACAGGAGGGGGCGGTTACCTCCGTTAAGAACCAAGGCCACTGTGGTaatctttttttgtcaataataGCTATACTACTTTAACCTAAACCATTGTTGTAATTAATAGACACAAAATATAGCAGACAACCtatttatgattatataattcgGTTTACAtcacatttaaaaataatatatataatttataaaaatgaaacaGGAGTCTGCTGGGCTTTCTCGGCGGTGGCAGCCGTAGAAGGCATAACACAGATTGCGAAAGGAGAGCTCCTATCGCTATCGGAGCAGCAGTTGTTGGATTGCAGCAGAGACTACAACCAAGGATGTGCGGGAGGGATAATGTCCAAGGCTTTCGAGTACATAATCGAAAACCAAGGAATCACAACAGAAGATAACTATCCTTACCAGGAGTCACAACAAACATGTTCATCAACCTATTCCGTTGCTGCTACCATCAGTGGATACGAGACGGTTCCAAGTAATGACGAGCAATCATTGCTAAAGGCAGTATCTAAACAGCCTGTTTCAGTGGCGATAAATGGCCACGAGCCTGCGTTTAAGCAATATCGGAGTGGCATATTTGACGGAGACTGTGGGACGCAACTGACTCATGCCGTTACAGTAGTTGGTTACGGGATGAGTGAAGAAGGGATTAAGTATTGGTTACTGAAGAATTCATGGGGACGAACTTGGGGAGAAAATGGTTACATGAGAATCAAGAGAGATGTGGATGCACCCGAAGGAATGTGTGGTTTGGCCCGTCTTGCTTTCTATCCACTTGCATGAATTCGAATAATGCATTTTGGTCCCACGTTTTCGTTGTAGTCATATCTATTTTGAAAGTTATGTTGTTGGAAGCATGTATTACGTTACTGTAATcgccaaaataaaacaaaaggctGTCAGGGGTAATTGAACTCAGCACCTCCAGCCCTAGTAATTTCTTTTAAAACCACTAGGCTcacttttataaatatgtggccgcaaaaatacttattatcgtgtcggCTGGAAGTCCATGCTTTTTATGCTTGTAGTCAGGGCCGGCACTGAACTagcgtcaagatgaagatcatgaagttaaaaactttgctccaaacagttttgcaatgtttccaacctttataatctgatgcatataatatatatcaaaatacatttattatacacgcttttattagttctgcttttaaaagaaggtatttgcagttataaatgttttgtgccagaagtaatggttgaaaaacctctatacatatgtcattttaaaataacacccaacttctatatatagtcaatacatatgtccatgttatattctagactaaatattttcttttttaaaaatatagaaaacagtttttttagtctacaagcaaatgttgtagagcaagtatgcattatacaaaataatatatatttaaaatccatacgcaaaaacataaaagttgatataggcctctttctgacacatgcacactccactatgaataagaattaaaaaaaaaacagtattgtcatcaaactttatcacaaatccacatttgtacatctataattatgagtcggacaattagttaatttgatacaataccaaagcaaaaataatcttaaaacaactataccacttcatactaataagtaacacataacagataaccaaattcttgaatcttaaaacaaatttcaactcgagcatttagtgaatatcaaattaactaatatcccgcccgtagggcgggccgaccctagtattatatataaggttcttttgttaattattagATCTTTTGTTAATAAATGACAACGGAGTCCAGAAATCATTTATTCTTTGAATGTTCCTATTCTTCACAAGTTTGGGAATATCTTGCTCTTGGAATCCTGAGAAGCTCATACTCCAATGTCTGGTCCATTATTGTGCCTCTTATATGTGATGGTAGTAGAGAGAGGATGAGGTCTTTTTGCATCAGATATGCATTTCAATCAGCTATCTATGCAATTTGGCGTGAAAGGAACATAATAAGACATGGGGAGAAGGCTATGCCTATAGCTATATTGAAGAAGACCATTGATAAGGGTATAAGAAACAAGCTGAGTTTGATTAAGAAGGATAGGAGGAAGGGTATGGAAAGAGTTCTTCAATTTTGGTTTGAGACAAGAATATAGTTTCTGATTTAGAAGATCTATTGTAAAGggtttttcttttgaaatagGATTACACATGATGTAAACAGgctttttgatgaataaaatttaacatttattcaaaaaaaaaaattattagatcTTTTAGCTAAACATATGGAGAAGAAAAACGCATTGATGGAGATAGAACTATTCAGAAAAGTATTTACAAGCATATGTCTACGCACTGTTTAGTCTTTCTGAAAGTGAATAGTACGTTGATAACGCATatctactctttttttttatcagaaaaaaataaCGCATATCTACTTCATAAATCTCTTGTTGATAACAAAAAGTGTGTGGGCTCATTTAAAATCATGTAGACACATAAAAATACATCGACGTTGGGGATGAACTTTTGACTCCTATTACGATCCGATCCAAGATTACGtcctaaaaatattatcaaatggTGATCGAGCCTAGGAAGGCTATATATGAAccttttagttataaaatttcAATGGAAAAATCGTATTTTAAACCATAAAAGCAGGGCAGACCTGGATACAAGCCCATCAAGCATTTTCTTGAGGGCCGATCAGTATAAAAGAATTTTTGGGGGCAAATCTCATGAAGATTAGGTAGTAGAGATGGTTAAAGATGCTATTATTTGGGTTTCTCTTGTTGGGTGCCCTGGGTTCGAGTGATGGGTAGAGCAATTCTGGATCAAAATTTTTTTCTCGCTTCTAGCCTGCCAAATGTCAGGCACGGCTCTGCATAAAAGTGTGAAAGAGACGGACTTTTAAACTCGGTGCTCAATGCCTCACACTTCAAACCCTCGAACTAGTGACTCTAACATATTAAACCTTCAAATTGGCCTCCGTCTTTCCGCCGTCAAAAATTTTAACGGGATAGTTAAAACTCTGTTTACAGAAGATTACTGacgttaaattaaaaaaaaaatacatttttaatgtGTGCTTCTCTTGACTTAATAAAACTCAAATCAAATTAGAGATTTAAGGTTCATACTTTTTGAAGTAAAACCAGAGAAAAGATAGAGAGGAGAAATCAAAGTGAGAACAAGAAGAATTGAATATGTCATTAGAATGCTATTTTCGGAATAGGGTAATTAAGCTCTCGTCTCTCTTCCTCAATTTCAGTTACGCACTTCTTTCAAATTTGAGTTGGGAGTTTAGGGTTCTTAATATTTTGTGGTTCGAAAGTGGGTGGTGCATGTGTCGAAGTCTAATCTGTATATGCCCTCTAACTCTACAAAGAAGGGTCGATAATTGATTTGAGAATCCACATTGGTTGATCTAGATCCTCTTTCTGCTCTCGAATTATTTCCCTAGCTTCCAGTAAAGAAAAATGATGCATTCACCTCTTAAATCAGTTTGATCCATCTCTTTAGGATTCCCACAAAACACTGATATtcatcaaaaataaaacaaaataataacctGATTTTTAGTCAAACATAATTATTGTCATTTACTGCTGAAACCAGGTAATAATAATGGCACAACACACCTCCAGACATTACTTGGTTTGCATCATTTTCTTGCAACGCTATTGCTACATTATCTCCAGCTCTCGCAATGGTGCAACCCTGAGAACCACGCTCCAGAGACGTGCACGGTTCCATGATCTTCCGAAT comes from the Brassica rapa cultivar Chiifu-401-42 chromosome A01, CAAS_Brap_v3.01, whole genome shotgun sequence genome and includes:
- the LOC103875205 gene encoding zingipain-2, yielding MTSITLLLLAIILSSRTSGATSRGGLFEASAVAEKHEQWMARFHRVYSDESEKTNRFEIFKKNLEFVERHNMNTNITYTLDVSQFSDLTDEEFRARYMGLVVPEDMLRISSSGSHKKVSFRHENVSDTGENMDWRQEGAVTSVKNQGHCGVCWAFSAVAAVEGITQIAKGELLSLSEQQLLDCSRDYNQGCAGGIMSKAFEYIIENQGITTEDNYPYQESQQTCSSTYSVAATISGYETVPSNDEQSLLKAVSKQPVSVAINGHEPAFKQYRSGIFDGDCGTQLTHAVTVVGYGMSEEGIKYWLLKNSWGRTWGENGYMRIKRDVDAPEGMCGLARLAFYPLA